A region from the Triticum aestivum cultivar Chinese Spring chromosome 3D, IWGSC CS RefSeq v2.1, whole genome shotgun sequence genome encodes:
- the LOC123076801 gene encoding uncharacterized protein isoform X1, translating into MDDEAQETPNVGALPRKAPKVMNWTPPMSALMLKGLSEVAARGAKTDKGFNEVSVFREQILQLAGIACHEEEGKSRTELLEKLKTCNKVMLVELCRSFDVPGSTSTKKDELVTILMEFLMEHCSGIIYTDPDKAQLLSGQKLKKRKRNKNGANLSGGEPSKKRKPDGTLLEFCSQEEADGRKAVEDRTNHSEFCLRDSRDELVNDSALGKLAVVPLPGVLIPTDEQTLITTPSAKLFSNVENDTTDMAASMKKNISVTKKKAIQNTDSKEKSGGKIMSRGDAKPWKQAPKPSKDELRQAVFCILGAANFATMTFGEVVKAVDKYFGKDLFERKPLVRALIEEELFRLAKEAERKEVEEEEAMEAKVRAEQAAKDSSARDGRVESEIDKEYEVEGGPDGKSKDAEKTGNSNGSEEGGKSGICVKAGEKAAENLQDGKAEVDTRKKEFSEDCEAEKIVQNANGDGGTEILRDGKAETVNNNCNGNTIGGSEDVKSGEKDGRSEEGRAENAGDCEAEESETCPEAEAEAEDVKSKEASGNEISLNPN; encoded by the exons ATGGATGATGAGGCGCAGGAGACTCCAAATGTTGGTGCTCTTCCCAGGAAGGCCCCCAAGGTGATGAATTGGACTCCGCCTATGTCTGCGTTGATGTTGAAAGGCCTTTCAGAGGTGGCGGCAAGAGGTGCCAAGACTGACAAAGGGTTCAatgag GTAAGTGTCTTCAGAGAACAAATTCTGCAACTTGCTGGGATTGCTTGTCATGAAGAGGAG GGAAAATCACGGACAGAGCTACTGGAGAAGCTCAAAACATGTAACAAGGTTATGCTAGTTGAACTGTGCCGTTCATTTGATGTCCCTGGTTCAACAAGCACTAAGAAG GATGAATTAGTGACAATACTGATGGAGTTCTTGATGGAACACTGTTCTGGTATTATTTACACAGATCCTGATAAGGCTCAACTTCTTAGCGGCCAG AAACTTAAGAAAAGAAAGCGCAACAAGAATGGAGCGAATCTATCTGGTGGGGAACCTTCCAAG AAAAGGAAACCAGATGGAACTCTACTGGAATTTTGTAGTCAAGAGGAAGCAGATGGGAGAAAAGCTGTAGAAGATAGAACAAACCATTCCGAGTTCTGCTTGAGGGATAGCAGAGATGAGCTGGTAAATGACTCCGCGTTGGGGAAATTAGCTGTAGTTCCGCTCCCAGGAGTACTGATTCCTACAGATGAACAAACGCTAATCACAACACCATCTGCAAAGTTATTTAGCAATGTTGAGAACGATACCACGGATATGGCAGCTTcaatgaagaaaaacatttctgttACCAAGAAAAAGGCAATCCAAAACACAGATTCCAAGGAGAAATCTGGTG GTAAAATTATGTCTAGAGGAGATGCGAAACCATGGAAGCAGGCACCGAAACCAAGTAAGGATGAGCTGAGACAAGCTGTCTTCTGTATATTGGGTGCTGCAAATTTTGCCACG ATGACTTTTGGAGAGGTTGTAAAAGCAGTTG ACAAATACTTTGGCAAGGATTTGTTTGAGAGAAAGCCACTGGTAAGGGCCTTGATAGAGGAGGAGCTGTTTAGGCTAGCCAAGGAGGCTGAGAGGAAGGAAGTGGAAGAGGAGGAAGCAATGGAAGCAAAAGTAAGAGCTGAACAAGCTGCCAAGGACAGCAGCGCAAGGGATGGAAGAGTTGAATCAGAGATAGACAAGGAATATGAAGTTGAAGGTGGTCCAGATGGTAAATCTAAGGATGCTGAAAAGACTGGCAACAGCAATGGTAGTGAAGAAGGTGGTAAAAGTGGGATTTGtgtgaaggctggtgagaaggccGCTGAAAATTTACAAGATGGGAAGGCAGAAGTTGACACAAGGAAGAAAGAATTTAGCGAGGATTGCGAGGCTGAAAAGATTGTGCAGAATGCAAATGGCGATGGTGGCACGGAAATATTGAGAGATGGTAAAGCTGAAACTGTGAATAATAATTGCAACGGTAACACCATAGGAGGTTCTGAAGATGTCAAATCTGGAGAAAAAGACGGCAGATCTGAAGAAGGCAGGGCTGAAAATGCTGGTGACTGTGAAGCTGAAGAATCTGAAACCTGtccagaagcagaagcagaagcagaagatgTCAAATCTAAGGAAGCCAGTGGAAATGAGATTAGCCTTAACCCCAACTGA
- the LOC123076801 gene encoding uncharacterized protein isoform X2: protein MDDEAQETPNVGALPRKAPKVSVFREQILQLAGIACHEEEGKSRTELLEKLKTCNKVMLVELCRSFDVPGSTSTKKDELVTILMEFLMEHCSGIIYTDPDKAQLLSGQKLKKRKRNKNGANLSGGEPSKKRKPDGTLLEFCSQEEADGRKAVEDRTNHSEFCLRDSRDELVNDSALGKLAVVPLPGVLIPTDEQTLITTPSAKLFSNVENDTTDMAASMKKNISVTKKKAIQNTDSKEKSGGKIMSRGDAKPWKQAPKPSKDELRQAVFCILGAANFATMTFGEVVKAVDKYFGKDLFERKPLVRALIEEELFRLAKEAERKEVEEEEAMEAKVRAEQAAKDSSARDGRVESEIDKEYEVEGGPDGKSKDAEKTGNSNGSEEGGKSGICVKAGEKAAENLQDGKAEVDTRKKEFSEDCEAEKIVQNANGDGGTEILRDGKAETVNNNCNGNTIGGSEDVKSGEKDGRSEEGRAENAGDCEAEESETCPEAEAEAEDVKSKEASGNEISLNPN, encoded by the exons ATGGATGATGAGGCGCAGGAGACTCCAAATGTTGGTGCTCTTCCCAGGAAGGCCCCCAAG GTAAGTGTCTTCAGAGAACAAATTCTGCAACTTGCTGGGATTGCTTGTCATGAAGAGGAG GGAAAATCACGGACAGAGCTACTGGAGAAGCTCAAAACATGTAACAAGGTTATGCTAGTTGAACTGTGCCGTTCATTTGATGTCCCTGGTTCAACAAGCACTAAGAAG GATGAATTAGTGACAATACTGATGGAGTTCTTGATGGAACACTGTTCTGGTATTATTTACACAGATCCTGATAAGGCTCAACTTCTTAGCGGCCAG AAACTTAAGAAAAGAAAGCGCAACAAGAATGGAGCGAATCTATCTGGTGGGGAACCTTCCAAG AAAAGGAAACCAGATGGAACTCTACTGGAATTTTGTAGTCAAGAGGAAGCAGATGGGAGAAAAGCTGTAGAAGATAGAACAAACCATTCCGAGTTCTGCTTGAGGGATAGCAGAGATGAGCTGGTAAATGACTCCGCGTTGGGGAAATTAGCTGTAGTTCCGCTCCCAGGAGTACTGATTCCTACAGATGAACAAACGCTAATCACAACACCATCTGCAAAGTTATTTAGCAATGTTGAGAACGATACCACGGATATGGCAGCTTcaatgaagaaaaacatttctgttACCAAGAAAAAGGCAATCCAAAACACAGATTCCAAGGAGAAATCTGGTG GTAAAATTATGTCTAGAGGAGATGCGAAACCATGGAAGCAGGCACCGAAACCAAGTAAGGATGAGCTGAGACAAGCTGTCTTCTGTATATTGGGTGCTGCAAATTTTGCCACG ATGACTTTTGGAGAGGTTGTAAAAGCAGTTG ACAAATACTTTGGCAAGGATTTGTTTGAGAGAAAGCCACTGGTAAGGGCCTTGATAGAGGAGGAGCTGTTTAGGCTAGCCAAGGAGGCTGAGAGGAAGGAAGTGGAAGAGGAGGAAGCAATGGAAGCAAAAGTAAGAGCTGAACAAGCTGCCAAGGACAGCAGCGCAAGGGATGGAAGAGTTGAATCAGAGATAGACAAGGAATATGAAGTTGAAGGTGGTCCAGATGGTAAATCTAAGGATGCTGAAAAGACTGGCAACAGCAATGGTAGTGAAGAAGGTGGTAAAAGTGGGATTTGtgtgaaggctggtgagaaggccGCTGAAAATTTACAAGATGGGAAGGCAGAAGTTGACACAAGGAAGAAAGAATTTAGCGAGGATTGCGAGGCTGAAAAGATTGTGCAGAATGCAAATGGCGATGGTGGCACGGAAATATTGAGAGATGGTAAAGCTGAAACTGTGAATAATAATTGCAACGGTAACACCATAGGAGGTTCTGAAGATGTCAAATCTGGAGAAAAAGACGGCAGATCTGAAGAAGGCAGGGCTGAAAATGCTGGTGACTGTGAAGCTGAAGAATCTGAAACCTGtccagaagcagaagcagaagcagaagatgTCAAATCTAAGGAAGCCAGTGGAAATGAGATTAGCCTTAACCCCAACTGA
- the LOC123076801 gene encoding uncharacterized protein isoform X3, whose protein sequence is MLVELCRSFDVPGSTSTKKDELVTILMEFLMEHCSGIIYTDPDKAQLLSGQKLKKRKRNKNGANLSGGEPSKKRKPDGTLLEFCSQEEADGRKAVEDRTNHSEFCLRDSRDELVNDSALGKLAVVPLPGVLIPTDEQTLITTPSAKLFSNVENDTTDMAASMKKNISVTKKKAIQNTDSKEKSGGKIMSRGDAKPWKQAPKPSKDELRQAVFCILGAANFATMTFGEVVKAVDKYFGKDLFERKPLVRALIEEELFRLAKEAERKEVEEEEAMEAKVRAEQAAKDSSARDGRVESEIDKEYEVEGGPDGKSKDAEKTGNSNGSEEGGKSGICVKAGEKAAENLQDGKAEVDTRKKEFSEDCEAEKIVQNANGDGGTEILRDGKAETVNNNCNGNTIGGSEDVKSGEKDGRSEEGRAENAGDCEAEESETCPEAEAEAEDVKSKEASGNEISLNPN, encoded by the exons ATGCTAGTTGAACTGTGCCGTTCATTTGATGTCCCTGGTTCAACAAGCACTAAGAAG GATGAATTAGTGACAATACTGATGGAGTTCTTGATGGAACACTGTTCTGGTATTATTTACACAGATCCTGATAAGGCTCAACTTCTTAGCGGCCAG AAACTTAAGAAAAGAAAGCGCAACAAGAATGGAGCGAATCTATCTGGTGGGGAACCTTCCAAG AAAAGGAAACCAGATGGAACTCTACTGGAATTTTGTAGTCAAGAGGAAGCAGATGGGAGAAAAGCTGTAGAAGATAGAACAAACCATTCCGAGTTCTGCTTGAGGGATAGCAGAGATGAGCTGGTAAATGACTCCGCGTTGGGGAAATTAGCTGTAGTTCCGCTCCCAGGAGTACTGATTCCTACAGATGAACAAACGCTAATCACAACACCATCTGCAAAGTTATTTAGCAATGTTGAGAACGATACCACGGATATGGCAGCTTcaatgaagaaaaacatttctgttACCAAGAAAAAGGCAATCCAAAACACAGATTCCAAGGAGAAATCTGGTG GTAAAATTATGTCTAGAGGAGATGCGAAACCATGGAAGCAGGCACCGAAACCAAGTAAGGATGAGCTGAGACAAGCTGTCTTCTGTATATTGGGTGCTGCAAATTTTGCCACG ATGACTTTTGGAGAGGTTGTAAAAGCAGTTG ACAAATACTTTGGCAAGGATTTGTTTGAGAGAAAGCCACTGGTAAGGGCCTTGATAGAGGAGGAGCTGTTTAGGCTAGCCAAGGAGGCTGAGAGGAAGGAAGTGGAAGAGGAGGAAGCAATGGAAGCAAAAGTAAGAGCTGAACAAGCTGCCAAGGACAGCAGCGCAAGGGATGGAAGAGTTGAATCAGAGATAGACAAGGAATATGAAGTTGAAGGTGGTCCAGATGGTAAATCTAAGGATGCTGAAAAGACTGGCAACAGCAATGGTAGTGAAGAAGGTGGTAAAAGTGGGATTTGtgtgaaggctggtgagaaggccGCTGAAAATTTACAAGATGGGAAGGCAGAAGTTGACACAAGGAAGAAAGAATTTAGCGAGGATTGCGAGGCTGAAAAGATTGTGCAGAATGCAAATGGCGATGGTGGCACGGAAATATTGAGAGATGGTAAAGCTGAAACTGTGAATAATAATTGCAACGGTAACACCATAGGAGGTTCTGAAGATGTCAAATCTGGAGAAAAAGACGGCAGATCTGAAGAAGGCAGGGCTGAAAATGCTGGTGACTGTGAAGCTGAAGAATCTGAAACCTGtccagaagcagaagcagaagcagaagatgTCAAATCTAAGGAAGCCAGTGGAAATGAGATTAGCCTTAACCCCAACTGA
- the LOC100682523 gene encoding nuclear transcription factor Y subunit B-8, translating into MPDSDNEDSGNAGGELSSPREQDRFLPIANVSRIMKKALPANAKISKDAKETVQECVSEFISFITGEASDKCQREKRKTINGDDLLWAMTTLGFEDYVDPLKHYLHKFREIEGERAAATSTSTTPDMPRNNNNATGYADAPGGMMMMGQPVYGSPPPPQQQQQHQHQIAMGGRAGFPYHGGGGGGGGSSSSSGFGRKEG; encoded by the coding sequence ATGCCGGACTCGGACAACGAGGACTCGGGCAACGCGGGCGGGGAGCTGTCGTCGCCGCGGGAGCAGGACCGCTTCCTGCCCATCGCCAACGTCAGCCGCATCATGAAGAAGGCGCTCCCGGCCAACGCCAAGATCAGCAAGGACGCCAAGGAGACGGTGCAGGAGTGCGTCTCCGAGTTCATCTCCTTCATCACCGGCGAGGCCTCCGACAAGTGCCAGCGCGAGAAGCGCAAGACCATCAACGGCGACGACCTGCTCTGGGCCATGACCACCCTCGGCTTCGAGGACTACGTCGACCCGCTCAAGCACTACCTCCACAAGTTCCGCGAGATCGAGGGCGAGAGGGCCGCCGCCACATCGACATCAACCACGCCCGACATGCCAAGAAACAACAACAATGCCACCGGTTACGCCGACGCCCCGGGAGGCATGATGATGATGGGGCAGCCCGTGTacggctcgccgccgccgccacagcagcagcagcagcaccaacaTCAGATTGCAATGGGAGGGAGAGCGGGCTTTCCCTAtcacggaggcggcggtggcggcggcgggtcgtCGTCATCGTCGGGGTTCGGACGGAAAGAGGGGTGa
- the LOC123076803 gene encoding peroxisomal membrane protein PEX14 isoform X1 has translation MAAQPPSSSPQDGSGGGGSSENLVLQAPQAVREDYVQNAVNFLAHPKVKGSPVSYRYSFLEKKGLTKEEIDEAFRRVPDPSTSSTDVVAVGSQQASNPNQSAGVQPYASVQSPQAPTGSVATGHIVPQTQTQFSWYHTLLGAGIFLGVGTSSVLIIKKLFLPRLKSWTRRVVSEGDENADNELKSKLYDEIKEAMEASSSAFSAIAKTNQELLASKEEDKKILVKLTEALDSQAEVLKSLSETLHHTRENRFSQYNMLEEHAQPGPWNGPTTNSWRASHQTNMYTTTPNGDFDSGRQSFMPLSAEPTSASFPRSYVDQRVPRAGYGFQPQMGYDRSNPGTREGYYGSPPYYPGGSNAVDAPAPAPAPLAVPAPAPAPAPTPVAQESPFQRHWVPPQPPGVAMPEAAAAIRQPRSLPRQEPQPAASSADASRPADSAMNEQMDGVSSAVTSDESPSSSAAVGTMAGAANGENGEGPGAA, from the exons ATGGCCGCGCAGCCGCCCAGCTCCTCGCCGCAAG ATGGTTCCGGCGGAGGCGGATCCTCGGAAAATCTGGTACTCCAAGCTCCGCAGGCAGTCCGGGAGGATTACGTGCAGAACGCCGTAAATTTCCTCGCGCATCCAAAGGTGAAAGGTTCTCCGGTGTCCTACAGGTACTCTTTCCTGGAGAAGAAAGGGCTCACAAAGGAGGAAATCGACGAGGCCTTCCGCCGGGTTCCT GATCCGTCGACAAGCAGTACGGATGTTGTGGCTGTCGGTTCGCAACAAG CAAGCAATCCAAATCAATCTGCCGGGGTGCAGCCTTACGCATCAGTTCAGTCGCCACAAGCACCAACTGGCTCTGTCGCCACTGGTCATATCGTCCCACAAACGCAGACACAGTTTAGCTGGTACCATACGCTCCTTGGTGCTGGTATTTTCCTTGGAGTTGGGACTAGTTCAGTTCTCATCATCAAG AAATTGTTCCTGCCTAGGCTAAAATCTTGGACCCGTAGAGTCGTTTCTGAAGGAGATGAAAATGCGGACAACGAACTGAAATCCAAGCTTTATGATGAAATTAAAGAGGCTATGGAAGCTTCCTCATCAGCCTTTTCTGCTATTGCTAAAACAAACCAAGAATTACTGGCTTCAAAGGAAGAAG ATAAGAAGATACTTGTAAAGTTAACAGAAGCATTGGATTCTCAGGCAGAGGTGTTGAAATCCTTGAGCGAGACCCTACATCATACAAGGGAGAATCGGTTTTCGCAGTACAATATGTTGGAAGAGCATGCTCAACCTGGACCATGGAATG GGCCAACTACTAATTCATGGAGAGCTTCCCAT CAAACCAATATGTACACAACGACGCCAAATGGTGATTTTGACTCAG GGAGGCAATCGTTCATGCCATTATCTGCAGAACCTACATCAGCATCATTTCCAAGATCTTATGTTGAT CAGCGGGTGCCGAGGGCTGGGTACGGGTTCCAGCCGCAGATGGGCTATGACAGATCGAACCCTGGCACTCGGGAGGGCTACTACGGTTCTCCTCCGTACTACCCCGGGGGCAGCAATGCCGTTGATGCTCCAGCACCGGCGCCAGCTCCGCTAGCAgtaccagcaccagcaccagcaccagcaccgaCACCAGTTGCACAGGAAAGCCCGTTCCAGCGCCACTGGGTTCCCCCACAGCCACCGGGCGTCGCCATGCCGGAGGCGGCGGCCGCCATTCGGCAGCCAAGGTCCCTTCCAAGACAAGAGCCACAGCCAGCGGCAAGCTCAGCCGATGCTTCAAGACCGGCAGACTCTGCCATGAATGAGCAGATGGACGGTGTATCATCCGCTGTCACCAGTGACGAGTCGCCTAGTAGCAGCGCTGCCGTGGGCACCATGGCCGGCGCGGCCAACGGTGAGAATGGAGAAGGGCCTGGAGCCGCCTGA
- the LOC123076803 gene encoding peroxisomal membrane protein PEX14 isoform X2 — MAAQPPSSSPQDGSGGGGSSENLVLQAPQAVREDYVQNAVNFLAHPKVKGSPVSYRYSFLEKKGLTKEEIDEAFRRVPDPSTSSTDVVAVGSQQASNPNQSAGVQPYASVQSPQAPTGSVATGHIVPQTQTQFSWYHTLLGAGIFLGVGTSSVLIIKKLFLPRLKSWTRRVVSEGDENADNELKSKLYDEIKEAMEASSSAFSAIAKTNQELLASKEEDKKILVKLTEALDSQAEVLKSLSETLHHTRENRFSQYNMLEEHAQPGPWNGPTTNSWRASHQTNMYTTTPNGDFDSGRQSFMPLSAEPTSASFPRSYVDRVPRAGYGFQPQMGYDRSNPGTREGYYGSPPYYPGGSNAVDAPAPAPAPLAVPAPAPAPAPTPVAQESPFQRHWVPPQPPGVAMPEAAAAIRQPRSLPRQEPQPAASSADASRPADSAMNEQMDGVSSAVTSDESPSSSAAVGTMAGAANGENGEGPGAA, encoded by the exons ATGGCCGCGCAGCCGCCCAGCTCCTCGCCGCAAG ATGGTTCCGGCGGAGGCGGATCCTCGGAAAATCTGGTACTCCAAGCTCCGCAGGCAGTCCGGGAGGATTACGTGCAGAACGCCGTAAATTTCCTCGCGCATCCAAAGGTGAAAGGTTCTCCGGTGTCCTACAGGTACTCTTTCCTGGAGAAGAAAGGGCTCACAAAGGAGGAAATCGACGAGGCCTTCCGCCGGGTTCCT GATCCGTCGACAAGCAGTACGGATGTTGTGGCTGTCGGTTCGCAACAAG CAAGCAATCCAAATCAATCTGCCGGGGTGCAGCCTTACGCATCAGTTCAGTCGCCACAAGCACCAACTGGCTCTGTCGCCACTGGTCATATCGTCCCACAAACGCAGACACAGTTTAGCTGGTACCATACGCTCCTTGGTGCTGGTATTTTCCTTGGAGTTGGGACTAGTTCAGTTCTCATCATCAAG AAATTGTTCCTGCCTAGGCTAAAATCTTGGACCCGTAGAGTCGTTTCTGAAGGAGATGAAAATGCGGACAACGAACTGAAATCCAAGCTTTATGATGAAATTAAAGAGGCTATGGAAGCTTCCTCATCAGCCTTTTCTGCTATTGCTAAAACAAACCAAGAATTACTGGCTTCAAAGGAAGAAG ATAAGAAGATACTTGTAAAGTTAACAGAAGCATTGGATTCTCAGGCAGAGGTGTTGAAATCCTTGAGCGAGACCCTACATCATACAAGGGAGAATCGGTTTTCGCAGTACAATATGTTGGAAGAGCATGCTCAACCTGGACCATGGAATG GGCCAACTACTAATTCATGGAGAGCTTCCCAT CAAACCAATATGTACACAACGACGCCAAATGGTGATTTTGACTCAG GGAGGCAATCGTTCATGCCATTATCTGCAGAACCTACATCAGCATCATTTCCAAGATCTTATGTTGAT CGGGTGCCGAGGGCTGGGTACGGGTTCCAGCCGCAGATGGGCTATGACAGATCGAACCCTGGCACTCGGGAGGGCTACTACGGTTCTCCTCCGTACTACCCCGGGGGCAGCAATGCCGTTGATGCTCCAGCACCGGCGCCAGCTCCGCTAGCAgtaccagcaccagcaccagcaccagcaccgaCACCAGTTGCACAGGAAAGCCCGTTCCAGCGCCACTGGGTTCCCCCACAGCCACCGGGCGTCGCCATGCCGGAGGCGGCGGCCGCCATTCGGCAGCCAAGGTCCCTTCCAAGACAAGAGCCACAGCCAGCGGCAAGCTCAGCCGATGCTTCAAGACCGGCAGACTCTGCCATGAATGAGCAGATGGACGGTGTATCATCCGCTGTCACCAGTGACGAGTCGCCTAGTAGCAGCGCTGCCGTGGGCACCATGGCCGGCGCGGCCAACGGTGAGAATGGAGAAGGGCCTGGAGCCGCCTGA